From one Pseudoliparis swirei isolate HS2019 ecotype Mariana Trench chromosome 5, NWPU_hadal_v1, whole genome shotgun sequence genomic stretch:
- the podn gene encoding podocan isoform X1 yields MTITSHCCFNDQKVPGTKHCVFLNFTVHVLVQQESSAVDMAFPKHSFLQALSVLLVASVLVRCQAPLEPEEEDEEEAAAAVAMAKSEPLECPPECSCTADGAVDCAGVDLTEFPADLHDGTRQLSLQNNRIAEMTVEHISHLHQLETLNLQNNWLTTNGLEDEGFEMLEELAYLYLANNKLNLAPKVLPPSLVSADFAANELTRIYPYTFGQKPKLRSVYLHNNKLTDAGLPDNTFNGSDKLEILTMSSNFLRVVPTNLPSSIYRLHLKSNMLEKIPAGAFENLPNLRELYLQNNLLSNEGMDNETFSHLSSLECLDLSNNNLSVVPKGMPRNLVLLHLEKNSINSIPGDALASVRNLEYLLLHNNKLRSRSIHPTAFQGLKKLHTLHMYNNLLERVPRGLPKRVKTLMMLHNFINEIGRNDLALLFTLTELNLSYNKLTSPKVHREAFRKLRILETLELSGNFLQSMPMGLPRSLRVLEIKNNQLKSIPDGALTGMEKLQKLILSNNQLKLNSAYQGAWMELSALTTLDLSGNQLSHIPSDLPESLEYLYLQSNRISRVPASAFEGTPNIKGIFLRFNRLSVDIVDESSFAFLSNLQVLDIGTENTDLPFKGEEMEEEQET; encoded by the exons ATGACAATAACCTCCCACTGCTGCTTCAATGACCAAAAAGTACCAGGAACAAAACACTGTGTATTTTTGAACTTCACTGTCCATGTGCTTGTGCAACAGGAGAGCTCAGCAGTGGACATGGCCTTTCCCAAGCATTCCTTCCTGCAGGCCCTGAGTGTGCTGCTCGTGGCCTCGGTGTTGGTGCGTTGCCAGGCCCCTCTCGaaccagaggaagaggacgaggaagaggccGCCGCCGCTGTTGCGATGGCAAAATCCGAGCCGCTCGAATGTCCGCCGGAGTGCAGCTGTACGGCAGACGGGGCGGTGGACTGCGCTGGAGTCGACCTCACGGAGTTCCCCGCCGATCTGCATGACGGAACGCGACAGCTCTCTCTGCAG AACAACAGAATTGCGGAGATGACAGTGGAGCACATTTCCCATCTGCATCAGCTCGAGACGCTCAACCTTCAGAACAACTGGCTCACCACCAATG GCCTCGAAGATGAAGGTTTTGAGATGCTCGAAGAGTTGGCTTATTTATACTTGGCAAATAACAAG CTCAACTTGGCTCCAAAAGTCTTACCACCCTCTTTGGTCAGTGCTGATTTTGCTGCTAATGAGCTTACAAGGATCTACCCATATACATTTGGCCAAAAACCCAAACTGAG GTCCGTGTATCTCCACAACAACAAGTTGACTGACGCAGGACTTCCTGACAATACGTTCAATGGTTCCGACAAGCTGGAGATTCTCACCATGTCCAGCAACTTCCTGCGAGTCGTCCCAACGAACTTGCCATCCAGCATTTACCGTCTTCATCTGAAG AGTAACATGCTCGAGAAAATCCCAGCGGGGGCCTTTGAGAACTTGCCAAACCTCAGAGAGTTGTATCTTCAGAACAACCTCCTCAGCAATGAGGGCATGGATAACGAGACCTTCAG CCATTTGAGCAGCCTGGAGTGTCTGGATTTGTCAAATAACAACCTGAGCGTCGTCCCCAAAGGTATGCCTCGCAATCTCGTGCTGCTACACCTGGAGAAGAACTCCATCAATAGTATCCCCGGGGACGCTCTGGCTTCTGTCCGAAACCTTGAGTACCTGCTGCTCCACAATAACAAGCTGCGCTCACGTTCCATCCACCCGACTGCCTTCCAG GGCTTGAAGAAGCTGCACACTCTCCACATGTACAACAACTTGCTGGAGCGAGTTCCCAGGGGTTTGCCGAAGCGGGTCAAGACCCTAATGATGCTCCACAACTTCATAAACGAAATTGGCCGTAATGACCTGGCCCTGTTGTTCACCCTGACCGAGCTCAACCTGAGCTATAACAAACTGACCAGCCCCAAAGTTCACCGCGAGGCCTTCAGAAAGCTGCGCATTCTGGAAACCCTGGAGCTGTCGGGGAACTTCCTTCAATCGATGCCCATGGGTCTTCCTCGCAGCCTCCGGGTGCTCGAAATCAAGAACAACCAGCTGAAATCTATACCGGACGGTGCTTTGACGGGAATGGAGAAGCTACAAAAGCTCATCCTCAGCAACAACCAGCTGAAACTGAATTCAGCCTACCAGGGAGCTTGGATGGAGCTCAGTGCGCTCACA ACGCTAGACCTCTCTGGCAACCAGCTGTCACACATCCCCTCTGACCTGCCGGAGTCTCTGGAGTACCTTTACCTGCAAAGTAACCGCATCTCCAGAGTTCCTGCTTCAGCGTTTGAAGGCACTCCGAACATCAAAGGCATCTTCCTTCG GTTCAACCGCCTGTCTGTGGACATTGTGGACGAGAGCTCGTTCGCATTCCTGTCCAACTTGCAAGTGCTGGACATCGGCACAGAAAACACCGACCTCCCCtttaaaggagaggagatggaggaggagcaggaaacaTAA
- the podn gene encoding podocan isoform X2, with translation MAFPKHSFLQALSVLLVASVLVRCQAPLEPEEEDEEEAAAAVAMAKSEPLECPPECSCTADGAVDCAGVDLTEFPADLHDGTRQLSLQNNRIAEMTVEHISHLHQLETLNLQNNWLTTNGLEDEGFEMLEELAYLYLANNKLNLAPKVLPPSLVSADFAANELTRIYPYTFGQKPKLRSVYLHNNKLTDAGLPDNTFNGSDKLEILTMSSNFLRVVPTNLPSSIYRLHLKSNMLEKIPAGAFENLPNLRELYLQNNLLSNEGMDNETFSHLSSLECLDLSNNNLSVVPKGMPRNLVLLHLEKNSINSIPGDALASVRNLEYLLLHNNKLRSRSIHPTAFQGLKKLHTLHMYNNLLERVPRGLPKRVKTLMMLHNFINEIGRNDLALLFTLTELNLSYNKLTSPKVHREAFRKLRILETLELSGNFLQSMPMGLPRSLRVLEIKNNQLKSIPDGALTGMEKLQKLILSNNQLKLNSAYQGAWMELSALTTLDLSGNQLSHIPSDLPESLEYLYLQSNRISRVPASAFEGTPNIKGIFLRFNRLSVDIVDESSFAFLSNLQVLDIGTENTDLPFKGEEMEEEQET, from the exons ATGGCCTTTCCCAAGCATTCCTTCCTGCAGGCCCTGAGTGTGCTGCTCGTGGCCTCGGTGTTGGTGCGTTGCCAGGCCCCTCTCGaaccagaggaagaggacgaggaagaggccGCCGCCGCTGTTGCGATGGCAAAATCCGAGCCGCTCGAATGTCCGCCGGAGTGCAGCTGTACGGCAGACGGGGCGGTGGACTGCGCTGGAGTCGACCTCACGGAGTTCCCCGCCGATCTGCATGACGGAACGCGACAGCTCTCTCTGCAG AACAACAGAATTGCGGAGATGACAGTGGAGCACATTTCCCATCTGCATCAGCTCGAGACGCTCAACCTTCAGAACAACTGGCTCACCACCAATG GCCTCGAAGATGAAGGTTTTGAGATGCTCGAAGAGTTGGCTTATTTATACTTGGCAAATAACAAG CTCAACTTGGCTCCAAAAGTCTTACCACCCTCTTTGGTCAGTGCTGATTTTGCTGCTAATGAGCTTACAAGGATCTACCCATATACATTTGGCCAAAAACCCAAACTGAG GTCCGTGTATCTCCACAACAACAAGTTGACTGACGCAGGACTTCCTGACAATACGTTCAATGGTTCCGACAAGCTGGAGATTCTCACCATGTCCAGCAACTTCCTGCGAGTCGTCCCAACGAACTTGCCATCCAGCATTTACCGTCTTCATCTGAAG AGTAACATGCTCGAGAAAATCCCAGCGGGGGCCTTTGAGAACTTGCCAAACCTCAGAGAGTTGTATCTTCAGAACAACCTCCTCAGCAATGAGGGCATGGATAACGAGACCTTCAG CCATTTGAGCAGCCTGGAGTGTCTGGATTTGTCAAATAACAACCTGAGCGTCGTCCCCAAAGGTATGCCTCGCAATCTCGTGCTGCTACACCTGGAGAAGAACTCCATCAATAGTATCCCCGGGGACGCTCTGGCTTCTGTCCGAAACCTTGAGTACCTGCTGCTCCACAATAACAAGCTGCGCTCACGTTCCATCCACCCGACTGCCTTCCAG GGCTTGAAGAAGCTGCACACTCTCCACATGTACAACAACTTGCTGGAGCGAGTTCCCAGGGGTTTGCCGAAGCGGGTCAAGACCCTAATGATGCTCCACAACTTCATAAACGAAATTGGCCGTAATGACCTGGCCCTGTTGTTCACCCTGACCGAGCTCAACCTGAGCTATAACAAACTGACCAGCCCCAAAGTTCACCGCGAGGCCTTCAGAAAGCTGCGCATTCTGGAAACCCTGGAGCTGTCGGGGAACTTCCTTCAATCGATGCCCATGGGTCTTCCTCGCAGCCTCCGGGTGCTCGAAATCAAGAACAACCAGCTGAAATCTATACCGGACGGTGCTTTGACGGGAATGGAGAAGCTACAAAAGCTCATCCTCAGCAACAACCAGCTGAAACTGAATTCAGCCTACCAGGGAGCTTGGATGGAGCTCAGTGCGCTCACA ACGCTAGACCTCTCTGGCAACCAGCTGTCACACATCCCCTCTGACCTGCCGGAGTCTCTGGAGTACCTTTACCTGCAAAGTAACCGCATCTCCAGAGTTCCTGCTTCAGCGTTTGAAGGCACTCCGAACATCAAAGGCATCTTCCTTCG GTTCAACCGCCTGTCTGTGGACATTGTGGACGAGAGCTCGTTCGCATTCCTGTCCAACTTGCAAGTGCTGGACATCGGCACAGAAAACACCGACCTCCCCtttaaaggagaggagatggaggaggagcaggaaacaTAA
- the slc1a7b gene encoding solute carrier family 1 member 7b, protein MAVALDAVWMRVKNVCKQNGLLIMSVLAVVIGCLLGFFLRTRRLTEQEVKYFQFPGELLMRMLKMLILPLVMSSLMSGLAALDAKCCSRLGLITVSYYLWTTFVAVVVGIIMVSIIHPGGAAQKEDSEDSVKPIMSSADALLDLIRNMFPSNLVQATFQQYRTSSVYTVKPKPAVSQAQSESTTRRALIYGIQDENGTDIQNFALDLTPPPDVLVRIREGTSDGMNVLGIVIFSATMGIMLGRMGPNGTALVNFCQSLNEAVLRIVAIVIWYFPFGIVFLVAGKILEMSDPSAMGKKLGFYALTVVFGLVLHGLFILPSMYFFITKKSPIVYIRGILQALLIALATSSSSATLPITFKCLLENNHIDRRIIRFVLPVGATINMDGTALYEAVAAIFIAQVNNYELDFGQIITISITATAASIGAAGIPQAGLVTMVIVLTSVGLPTDDITLIIAVDWALDRFRTMVNVMGDALATGIMAHICRKDFMQEGDGVPLICEPQPVLMNCHNNGNYRPPSSGVKHELVPSDVARLMQLEEGVRPPADRKKHPIPPRHLKKGKEHCSIDMNGLETNV, encoded by the exons GAGGTGAAGTACTTCCAGTTTCCCGGGGAGCTGCTGATGAGGATGCTGAAGATGCTGATTCTGCCCCTCGTTATGTCCAG TTTGATGTCAGGGCTGGCAGCCCTCGACGCCAAGTGTTGCAGTCGGCTCGGTCTGATCACAGTGTCCTATTACCTGTGGACCACCTTCGTAGCCGTGGTAGTAGGAATCATCATGGTCTCCATCATCCACCCAGGCGGCGCGGCCCAGAAAGAGGACTCTGAAGATAGCGTCAAGCCCATCATGAGTTCTGCTGACGCTCTGCTGGATCTCATCCG CAACATGTTCCCATCTAACCTGGTCCAGGCCACCTTTCAGCAG TATCGAACGAGCAGCGTGTACACGGTGAAACCCAAGCCCGCGGTGAGTCAGGCCCAATCAGAGTCCACCACGCGGCGAGCTCTCATTTACGGTATCCAGGACGAGAATGGGACCGACATCCAGAACTTCGCCCTCGACCTGACCCCGCCGCCCGACGTGCTCGTACGCATTCGGGAAGGAACGAGCGACGGAATGAATGTCCTTGGAATTGTTATATTTTCAGCCACCATGG GTATTATGTTGGGAAGGATGGGGCCCAATGGCACCGCGCTGGTGAACTTCTGCCAGAGCCTGAACGAGGCCGTCCTTAGAATTGTTGCCATTGTTATATG GTACTTCCCGTTTGGCATCGTGTTCCTGGTGGCCGGTAAGATCCTGGAGATGAGTGACCCGTCAGCCATGGGGAAAAAGCTGGGCTTCTATGCCCTCACTGTGGTGTTTGGTCTGGTGCTACACGGTTTGTTCATCCTGCCTTCCATGTACTTCTTCATCACCAAAAAGAGCCCCATCGTTTATATACGGGGGATCCTGCAAGCCCTGCTCATCGCCCTGGCAACGTCTTCCAG CTCTGCCACATTGCCTATAACCTTCAAGTGCCTCTTAGAGAACAACCACATCGACCGCCGAATCATCCGCTTTGTGCTCCCCGTGGGCGCCACCATCAATATGGACGGCACCGCTCTCTACGAGGCCGTGGCGGCGATATTCATCGCCCAAGTTAACAATTACGAGCTGGACTTTGGCCAGATCATCACCATCAG TATCACAGCCACTGCAGCCAGTATCGGTGCAGCAGGGATACCGCAAGCTggactggtcaccatggtgatagTGCTAACATCCGTTGGGTTGccaactgatgacatcactctcaTCATTGCAGTGGATTGGGCATT AGACAGATTCCGCACCATGGTGAACGTCATGGGGGATGCTTTGGCCACAGGCATCATGGCACATATCTGCAGGAAGGACTTCATGCAAGAGGGCGATGGG GTGCCTTTGATCTGCGAGCCCCAACCCGTGTTGATGAACTGCCACAACAACGGCAACTACCGGCCCCCTTCTTCGGGAGTCAAACACGAGCTCGTCCCCTCCGACGTGGCCCGGCTGATGCAGCTGGAGGAGGGCGTCCGGCCGCCTGCGGACAGGAAGAAGCATCCGATTCCCCCGAGGCACCTGAAGAAGGGCAAAGAGCACTGCTCCATCGACATGAACGGCCTTGAGACCAACGTATAG